TTGTGGAGGCCCATCTGGGGGCGGTGGAGGTGGAAAGCATCCCCGGTTGCGGGAGCACTTTCAGGGTACTGGTGCCAGAAGCAGTAAAACCCCTCTGCCAACCCCGGGACATCACCCAGAGCGTGGCCAGCGCTTCCTGAGGAACTCTGTGGCCGTACCCGCTACCTCAAACATATGTATTCGGAAGGCCCTTGAAAGACCCACCGAACATTGGGAGTTCAAGCCTCGAGTCCTGAATTTCCAGGAATTAGCCCCTTGGATTTCCTCCAGTTGCGAAGAGCCCTGGCGTGCTCCAGATAATGACCGTATGTGTCCAAGCGAAGCCTTCTCCTAAAGCGAGTCTCCTTCACAATCTGCTCCTCGGGCACCCCCCTTATGAAATCCAGTAGCCTGCTGTGGACAAAATCGCGCCTCTCGATCACCTGGGATAGGCAAAAAGCCTGGCTCCTGAGGCTCATCCTGGCGTTGAAGGCGTCTATGCCTCCGTAAAGAACCGAGTATCTAGGCGGCCTCCCGCCTTTCAGGATCAAGGGAAGATGGGTCAGGGCCTCCTCCTCCCAGCAGGTCACATGCGCTATGACGTCCTTGACAGACCAGGTGCCTGCCACTCCAGGCTCCAGCATCTCCTGCTCTGACAGACCTCCATAGGAGTTTTTCAATTCTTCCCAGGCCTTTTCCAGCCTCATGAGAAGCCCTGCCCTATCCATCTGCACTTCCTTATCTCAGCCCATCCTCCTTCTTGGCCTCTTCCTTTTTCAATCCGCCGATCCTCGGGTGCGGCCGGCCTGAGTCAGTGACCACCAGGGCCACCACTATCTCATCCTCCCTGGGCGCATCGTACACCCTCACGGGCATAGCGTCGAAATGTGAGCGCACAAAGGCTGCATCCTTGAAGTGCACCGGTACGTCTATCTCCGTGCCAGGCACACCGAACTTCTTGGCCGAGGGGATGATGGCCTTGCCTCCTCCCACGGCTGCCCTGAAGGGCGTGCCCAGTTTGGGATGAAGGATGGCCGCAGCATGCTCTAGCTCCCCCTTGCTGCCCACGATGGCGGCTTTTCCGTAGCTTTCTACTCTTTCAGGAGGCACCCCCAGGGCTTCCACCGCCTTCCTGCCCAGGAGTTCCCCAAGCTCCTCGCCTGCCTCCATGAGCTCTGTAAGATCCTCCACAAACTTCCCTGAAAAAGGATTTCTGATCACGGCTATGGCCGCAGCCCTCTTGACCGGAGGATTTACTGTGGCGCCTCCCTCTTCCCGAATCTCTTCCAACAGGGTGACTATTTTCCTTATGTCCATCTCCTTTACCTCCTCCATCTCATGCTTGTTCCAGCAATTTTCCAAGCCCCACAGAACCCCAAAGGGATCCAACGCACAAGAAGGCTCCCTTTATCACCCCCTTGGCCCTCAAGCTCTCGGCCCTGGCAAGTCCCTGCTCTAGCCCCTTTGAGGCCACCTCCCTGGGCAGCTCCCCAACCCTGAGGGTCACCTCAAGCCCTGCTATGTCTGAATCAGGATCCAGTTGCTCGGCTCTTACCCTTTCCACCTGCTGGCAGGGCACCCACGTGGCATTGGCCACGGCAGTAGCTGCCGCATCGGCTACAGAAGCTCTCTGGGCAAGTACTGTGGCCGACCAGGCTATACCCCGGGTCAGGCTCCTGCCTCCAAGACCGCTTGTGGCCACCCCCCAAGAGGGACTTGACCCCTCAAGCCTCAGGCGATGGGTGAGTCTGCCCTTTTCCACTCTGGGACGAATGCCCACCGCCACAGTCTCCCCCTGGGTAAGTCTCAAGGCTACATCTCCTCCGTTTTCCACGATCACCCTTGTCATTCCCCGCCCAGCCAGAAGGTCTGCAACACTGTCTGCTATGGTGCCTGCCACAGATGCCATGGGTGTCAGGTCCGGATCCCCTACCATGGCAACACTCTCCCACATGGCCCTCCCCAGGTACTGCAGCCTCTCTTTGCACACAGAGCCCCATGGATCTTTGAGCAGGTAGCGGTCGGCTGACACCTGCTCCAAGAAGCCAATGGACTCTCCTGCTGCCCTGATAGCCTCTTGGGGCTGGGCAAGCCTGCCCACCCAGGCCCAAATCCTGAGCCGCATGGGGCCACACTCGGCCAAGACCGAGCCATCCCCCAATAAGGTGCTGATCTGCTCATAGCCCATTTGGTTGCAGAAGAAATCTTTCCTGGGAGTCCTTCCCAGCTTGCTTTTTTTAGTTCTCAGGTGCTTTATAGCCTGGAGCTGTTTCCCAGGAGCTTACCACTCTGTGCTTGAAGTCTACCTCATCTTCACCTCAAAAGGCTTCATTGCCTCCACATGCCCGCCTATTTTCTGGTAATCGCTCAGAAGCATGGTGTACTCAATGGGGCAGATGGTGGCTGGAGTGGGAGTCCAGTAAAACGCCCCCTGCTTCACCCTCTCTACGTCAACCATGAAACTTATGCCTCCTCCAGGAAGCACAAAGGTAGGAGCCCCTCCCACCGTCAGGTTGGCCTTTCGGGCATGTACGGCCTGAGTCAACTTGATGGGATACCGGCTCACCCCGGCCCTGGCACTTCCCCCTGCTCCCCCCATGTAAAGGGCCGACACACGGGAAGGTTCGCAGCTGGAAGCCACAGCCTCCACGACATCCCTGGCCAGGGCTGTCAGTTCCACCTCCTCCAGTTGGCCTCTGGCATTCACCTGAAACATCACGGCCTTTTCCCCGGTTGTCTCTGTGACCAATATCCTCATGCCAGGCCAGGCCACCTTCATGTCCAGTTCCTTGATGACCTCCCTGGGATGAACAATGGAGGTCCCTCCCCACCCTGAACCATGGTCTCCGAAATACCTGCCTGGAGTCGATTGTTTGAATCGCAGCTTTACCCCGGTGGGCTTCACGCCCACAAACCTTCCGGCAGCATGCTCACTCATGAGGCTTGTGAGGTGGGAATCCAGGACTATCACCTCATCGGCCGCCTCTTTGAACAGAGGCGCAAAAAGCCCCATGGTGGCGCTTCCGCAGCCAACCCTCATTCTGGAGCTCTCTTGGCCGTTTACCACCGGAGGGAAGCCCACCCTGATCTCCAGCCTGGCTCCTCCCTCCACCTGGAGTTTCACGGCCCTGCGATTGGCTATCTCACACATGGTTCGCGCCACCACCATGCCATCGGGGCCTGTAAGCAGATTCACACCCCCTATGGAGAGCATCTTGGAGCCGTACTGTTCTGTGGTCACATGGCCCACCACTTTCTTCCCCACCTTTACCCTGGCTCCCTCTTGCCCAACAGGCAGATCCGTGTCCACCTTTACCAAAACCGAGCTGTAGCTGAGGGGGGCTTCGGTGACCACCGTCACAACATCCACCCCCTGCACCTTCCCATGGAGGATATGGGGGGCAGGCCTGCAGTCAGGATATGTGGTCCCAGCTCCTATGCCAGTAACCAGAGGCTTTCTTATCTCCTCGCTTATATCCTCCCCCACCACCTGAGCCACTTCCTCAAAGCCGTGAAGAGGAACCACTCTGACCAGAGATCCCTCCTGGTTACGATACCTCTGGCAGGCCCCCAGGAAGCCTTCCTTGATCCGACACCCCACAGGGCATGCCTCACATGGTACAGAGCCTTCAGGCACCTCTGCCGGGAAATCCACGGCCTCTTGAGGACAGACTCTCTTGCAAGCCCCACAGAAGCTGCATCCCTGTCCCACCCTGGCCTTTCTGGATCTTATTTTGATGACCCCCAGGGAACATGCCAGCACGCATTCTCCACAACCAATGCACTTTTGCTCATCAACTATCATCATCCTGCCTCCGTGGCCAAACCCTCTGGGCCACAACCTACCTGACCAGGAGGGCCTGCCTGGTGGCTGGAGGGGTATTCCTGCTCTTTTGCACAACAACCTGCCCGTCCACCAGGACCATGGAGATCCCCGGGATATCTCCCGCTGCCATGGCCGAGAGGGCTTCCCTGCCCACAGAGCCCAGGGGGGCATCCATGATCACCAGGTCCGCCTCCATGCCTGGCTCTATTATGCCCCTGGGCAGCTTGTAAAGACGGGTCGTGTTTCCCGTTGCCATGCACACGGCTTCCTCGGGCCGCACAGGGCAAAGCCCTGCCAAAAGGGTTATGACTCTAAGGATGCCCAGGGGAACCACGCCTGTGCCCGAGGGAGCGTCGTTACCAATCACCACCCTTGACTTGGCCCCTGCTTGGGCTATGAGCCTGGCCGCCTCCACCGCCACCTTCATGTTTCCGCAGTGGACGATCTCCAGAGCAAAGGAGCTCTGCGTGACCAGTTTCTCCACCTCGGCCATGGACATGGCGGTGGTGCCTCCGTTGATATGGGACACCACATCGGGTTCCACGGCCATGACCTGTTCGGCACCCACCGTAGAGCTGCCTGGGATGGAGGTCCCACCGGTATGCATCATGACGACCATCCCGTTTTTCTTGGCCCATTTCACCATGGGACGTGCATCTTCGGGTGTTTTCACAGAGCCCAGCCCGATCTCTCCCACAACCCTCACACCCTCTCTGGCTGCCTCCTGAAAATCAGATTCAGTGAGCCCTTTTTCCAGAATCAGGGCCCCTCCCAGCACCTTTGCCCCTCCGGGACGAAAGGAGGCGAAGCTTTTGGCTGCCAGTATTGCCAGAGCCTTTGTGCCGGCCGCATCCTTGGGTCTTCCTGGCAGATGTACCTCCCCGGCGGATATCACCGTGGTAACCCCACCGTGCACACCGCTGTCTAGAAAACCAAGCTGGTTCTGCCTTGGAGTAAAATCCCCCAGAACCGGATGGCAATGGGAATCCACGAGCCCCGGGATCACTGTGGTGCCTGCACAGTCAATGATTCTGTCCGCCTGGGATTCCTCCATTTCCCTGAGAAGTCCCACCTTCTGTATCTTGCCGTCCTGGATGAAAATGGCATCTGCTACCAACAGAGGCTCTTCGATCTTACCGCTTACCAGTGTCCCTATGTTCTTGAGCAACACCTTGGACATTTCCATTTACCTCCTGGCTTGGGAAATGGCCTGCTTTAATGCAGGCCTCCAGAACTCTCTCCAGATTGGCTGGCAGTTTGTAGATCCTCTCCCCCAAGGCATCGGCTATGGCATTGAGTATGGCAGGGGCTGTTGGTATGAGTGCAGGCTCCCCGACTCCCTTGGCTCCAAAGGGGCCTGTGGGCTCGGCTGCCTCCACTATGATGGGAAGAACCTGGGGCATGTCTGCCACGGTGGGTATGTGGTAGTCTTTCATGGATTCTGTGGAACCGGCCTTGTACTCTTCCATGAGGGCAAAACCCACTCCCATGGCCACTCCTCCCAGGATCTGCCCCTTGACCGCCTCTGGGTTAAGCGCCTTTCCCACATCATGAGCAGCCACTATCTTTTGAACCTGTACTGAGCCTGTGAGCACATCCACTTCCACCTGAGCCATCTGACATGCAAAGGCATAGGTGGCATAAGGAACCCCCTGCCCTCCCTCGGGCTCCAGAGGGGTGGTCTCGGGATCAAAGTAACCCTGCCAGGAAAGGGGAATATTTTTCTTCTTCGCCCTCTTTGCCAGATCCTGAAAAGAAACCTTTCTAGTGGGATCCCCGGCGTGCACCACATGCCATTGTCTTAGCAGGAGTGCTTCCTTGGGAGCCTTCAAGAGATCTGAAGCCTCTGTGAGGAGCACCTGGGCCAGCTTGTTACAGGCATCCAGCACCGCATTACCCGAGATATAGGTCTGACGGCTGGCCGAAGAAGCCCCTGCATTGGTTGTATGCTTGGTGTCTGCCACCACAAGCTTCAATGACTCCGGGGGAACACCCAAGACCTGGGCTGCTATCTGTGCCAAGACCGTGGTGGAGCCCTGCCCCATGTCAGCAGCCCCTGTGAAAAGGGTGAGTCCTCCGTTCTCCTCCAACTCTACCCTTGCAGTGGATGGGTTCTGAACTCCCGTGTTTCCAATGCCATACCACATGGCTCCCAGACCCACGCCCCTTCTCACATAAGGGGAGTGCTCCTTGGAGTTCTTCCATGCTGCTAGGCTCTCCCTGTAATGGGGTTCCAGAGCTTCCAGGGCTTGCAAGATGCCCACGCTGGAGCCCAGTTTCTGGCTCGTGGCTGTAAGGGATCCCTGTCTCAAGGCGTTGATACGCCTTATTTCAAGAGGGTCCATCCCCAATTCCTGGGCCAAGAGATCCATCTGGGATTCATGGGCAAAGGCTATCTGAGGCACACCAAAACCCCTCATGGCCCCTGCCACTGGATTATTGGTGTACACGGCCAGGCTTTCCACATCTACGTTTTCCACCTCATAGGGTCCTGTGGCATGAATGGCTGCGCGGGTTGCCACAGCCACTCCGTAAGAGCAATAGGCTCCTGTATCGCAGATGATCCTGGCCTGAAGGGCCAGAAGTTTTCCTCTGGCATCTGCACCACTTTTCATCCAGATGGTGAGAGGGTGCCTCTTGGGAGTGGCAAGATAAGCCTCCTCTCGACTGAAGACCAGCCGCACGGGCTTTCCCAGGTGGTACAGGGCCAGACCTATGAAACCCTGGACCGTCAGATCCAGCTTGGAGCCAAAACCTCCGCCCGTGGCAGCCTGTATTATTCTTACCTTCTCCTCCTTTAATCCCAAAACCTCAGCCACCTCCTTCTGGTCATAGTGTGGGTTTTGGGTGGAGGCCAAAATGACCAGGGTGTTGTCCCACTCCAGGTAACCGACCCCTGCATCGGGCTCCAGGTAGGTATGTTCCACGTGGGAAGTCTCATAGGTACGCTCCACCACAACAGCCGCCTTGGCCATGGAAGAAGCTGCATCCCCTTTGCGGATCACCCTTTTGTGAAGCAGATTGCCCTTTTCGTGGATGGCTGGAGCTGCCTGATCCATG
The nucleotide sequence above comes from bacterium. Encoded proteins:
- a CDS encoding DinB family protein; protein product: MDRAGLLMRLEKAWEELKNSYGGLSEQEMLEPGVAGTWSVKDVIAHVTCWEEEALTHLPLILKGGRPPRYSVLYGGIDAFNARMSLRSQAFCLSQVIERRDFVHSRLLDFIRGVPEEQIVKETRFRRRLRLDTYGHYLEHARALRNWRKSKGLIPGNSGLEA
- a CDS encoding amino acid synthesis family protein — protein: MDIRKIVTLLEEIREEGGATVNPPVKRAAAIAVIRNPFSGKFVEDLTELMEAGEELGELLGRKAVEALGVPPERVESYGKAAIVGSKGELEHAAAILHPKLGTPFRAAVGGGKAIIPSAKKFGVPGTEIDVPVHFKDAAFVRSHFDAMPVRVYDAPREDEIVVALVVTDSGRPHPRIGGLKKEEAKKEDGLR
- a CDS encoding UPF0280 family protein; protein product: MAECGPMRLRIWAWVGRLAQPQEAIRAAGESIGFLEQVSADRYLLKDPWGSVCKERLQYLGRAMWESVAMVGDPDLTPMASVAGTIADSVADLLAGRGMTRVIVENGGDVALRLTQGETVAVGIRPRVEKGRLTHRLRLEGSSPSWGVATSGLGGRSLTRGIAWSATVLAQRASVADAAATAVANATWVPCQQVERVRAEQLDPDSDIAGLEVTLRVGELPREVASKGLEQGLARAESLRAKGVIKGAFLCVGSLWGSVGLGKLLEQA
- a CDS encoding 4Fe-4S binding protein, with amino-acid sequence MMIVDEQKCIGCGECVLACSLGVIKIRSRKARVGQGCSFCGACKRVCPQEAVDFPAEVPEGSVPCEACPVGCRIKEGFLGACQRYRNQEGSLVRVVPLHGFEEVAQVVGEDISEEIRKPLVTGIGAGTTYPDCRPAPHILHGKVQGVDVVTVVTEAPLSYSSVLVKVDTDLPVGQEGARVKVGKKVVGHVTTEQYGSKMLSIGGVNLLTGPDGMVVARTMCEIANRRAVKLQVEGGARLEIRVGFPPVVNGQESSRMRVGCGSATMGLFAPLFKEAADEVIVLDSHLTSLMSEHAAGRFVGVKPTGVKLRFKQSTPGRYFGDHGSGWGGTSIVHPREVIKELDMKVAWPGMRILVTETTGEKAVMFQVNARGQLEEVELTALARDVVEAVASSCEPSRVSALYMGGAGGSARAGVSRYPIKLTQAVHARKANLTVGGAPTFVLPGGGISFMVDVERVKQGAFYWTPTPATICPIEYTMLLSDYQKIGGHVEAMKPFEVKMR
- a CDS encoding amidohydrolase family protein, giving the protein MSKVLLKNIGTLVSGKIEEPLLVADAIFIQDGKIQKVGLLREMEESQADRIIDCAGTTVIPGLVDSHCHPVLGDFTPRQNQLGFLDSGVHGGVTTVISAGEVHLPGRPKDAAGTKALAILAAKSFASFRPGGAKVLGGALILEKGLTESDFQEAAREGVRVVGEIGLGSVKTPEDARPMVKWAKKNGMVVMMHTGGTSIPGSSTVGAEQVMAVEPDVVSHINGGTTAMSMAEVEKLVTQSSFALEIVHCGNMKVAVEAARLIAQAGAKSRVVIGNDAPSGTGVVPLGILRVITLLAGLCPVRPEEAVCMATGNTTRLYKLPRGIIEPGMEADLVIMDAPLGSVGREALSAMAAGDIPGISMVLVDGQVVVQKSRNTPPATRQALLVR
- a CDS encoding xanthine dehydrogenase family protein molybdopterin-binding subunit, which encodes MSWIAKSVPRIGAQERVRGKPIFSADIALEDALVLRVFRSDRAHARILELDVEEAKRVPGVEGVFTAAHVPGRNLIGLITKDQPLLAKEKVRFVGDPVALVAARDEIAAQKGLEAIKVKYQDLPAVFSPKQAMDQAAPAIHEKGNLLHKRVIRKGDAASSMAKAAVVVERTYETSHVEHTYLEPDAGVGYLEWDNTLVILASTQNPHYDQKEVAEVLGLKEEKVRIIQAATGGGFGSKLDLTVQGFIGLALYHLGKPVRLVFSREEAYLATPKRHPLTIWMKSGADARGKLLALQARIICDTGAYCSYGVAVATRAAIHATGPYEVENVDVESLAVYTNNPVAGAMRGFGVPQIAFAHESQMDLLAQELGMDPLEIRRINALRQGSLTATSQKLGSSVGILQALEALEPHYRESLAAWKNSKEHSPYVRRGVGLGAMWYGIGNTGVQNPSTARVELEENGGLTLFTGAADMGQGSTTVLAQIAAQVLGVPPESLKLVVADTKHTTNAGASSASRQTYISGNAVLDACNKLAQVLLTEASDLLKAPKEALLLRQWHVVHAGDPTRKVSFQDLAKRAKKKNIPLSWQGYFDPETTPLEPEGGQGVPYATYAFACQMAQVEVDVLTGSVQVQKIVAAHDVGKALNPEAVKGQILGGVAMGVGFALMEEYKAGSTESMKDYHIPTVADMPQVLPIIVEAAEPTGPFGAKGVGEPALIPTAPAILNAIADALGERIYKLPANLERVLEACIKAGHFPSQEVNGNVQGVAQEHRDTGKR